Proteins encoded in a region of the Nicotiana tomentosiformis chromosome 9, ASM39032v3, whole genome shotgun sequence genome:
- the LOC138899369 gene encoding uncharacterized protein: MASEMNKIKEMVQNLASGISSLSSRHIRNSHKLSSQLREIRNSLEAIKYSRGVGGKKGVGILLDRDLRELVVDVRRVNDKMLSIKLVVNGFTFNMISAYVPQVGLREEIKKRFWEDLDEVVHGFPQSEKVFIGGDFIGHVGKTARDNTGFHKREEQLVTFWSRVVMTQIDYPLLKKGDKGLWMDCKVIPSEFLSTHHRLLVMDLEIKGARKKRAVYVQPKIKWGALTKGKAQELTEKLLAMGGYLGGHKGDLWWNGEAQGNVKAKKASYLKLLGSTDEEDRRSHRECYKKARREAKVAVTSAKITAFEILYKDLGGKYGDKKLYKLGKIRERKAQDLDQLRCIKDEDGKVLVEEAGIRCRWQGYFHRLLNEEGDINIVLYRERKKDLHMVLIDLEKSYYKVPREVLWRCLEVSGVLVAYIMVIKDMYEGAKTRVRTAGGYSEHFPVEMGLHQGSSLSLVLFALALDVLTRHIQGRVQWCMLFDDDIVLID, from the exons ATGGCTTCAGAAATGAACAAGATTAAAGAGATGGTGCAAAATCTTGCTTCAGGGATTTCTAGCCTAAGCTCGAGACATATTAGAAACTCCCATAAATTGTCTTCTCAATTAAGAGAAATCAGGAATTCATTGGAAGCCATAAAG TATTCACGGGGTGTTGGCGGCAAGAAGGGGGTAGGTATTTTACTTGATAGGGATCTGAGAGAGTTAGTGGTGGATGTCAGGAGGGTGAATGATAAGATGTTAAGTATTAAGCTAGTGGTTAATGGGTTCACTTTTAACATGATTAGTGCCTACGTGCCTCAAGTAGGGCTGAGAGAGGAGATCAAAAAGCGCTTCTGGGAGGATTTGGACGAGGTTGTGCATGGTTTCCCGCAATCCGAGAAGGTTTTCATAGGGGGTGACTTCATTGGTCATGTTGGGAAGACGGCTAGAG ATAACACAGGTTTTCATAAAAGGGAGGAGCAATTGGTCACTTTCTGGAGTAGGGTTGTCATGACTCAAATTGATTATCCTCTcctcaagaaaggtgataagggCCTTTGGATGGATTGCAAGGTTATCCCGAGTGAGTTCCTCTCGACACATCATAGGCTCTTGGTAATGGACTTGGAGATTAAGGGAGCGAGGAAGAAGAGAGCCGTATACGTCCAACCTAagatcaagtggggagccttgactaaGGGAAAGGCTCAGGAGTTGACAGAGAAGTTGTTGGCTATGGGG GGTTACTTGGGTGGCCACAAAGGGGACTTGTGGTGGAATGGGGAGGCCCAAGGAAATGTGAAAGCTAAGAAAGCGTCATATTTGAAGCTATTGGGGAGCACAGACGAGGAAGATCGGAGGTCACatagggagtgttataagaaggcAAGGAGAGAGGCGAAGGTCGCCGTCACATCGGCTAAGATTACAGCTTTTGAGATATTGTATAAGGATCTTGGGGGAAAATACGGGGATAAGAAGTTGTACAAGTTAGGCAAGATTAGGGAGAGGAAGGCTCAGGACCTGGATCAAttgaggtgcatcaaagacgaaGACGGTAAGGTATTAGTGGAAGAGGCAGGTATCAGGTGTAGATGGCAGGGGTACTTCCATAGACTCTTGAACGAGGAAGGGGATATAAACATCGTGCTG TATAGGGAGAGGAAAAAGGACTTGCACATGGTGCTCATTGACCTTGAGAAATCTTATTACAAAGTCCCGAGGGAGGTACtatggaggtgtttggaggttagCGGAGTACTGGTAGCGTACATcatggtgattaaggacatgtatgaaggtgctaagactcgggtgaggacgGCGGGAGGATACTCAGAACATTTTCCTGTggagatggggttgcatcagggatcaTCCCTTAGCCTGGTTTTGTTTGCCCTAGCGTTGGATGTGCTGACACGACACATACAAGGGAGGGTGcaatggtgtatgttatttgatGATGACATAGTACTGATTGACTAG